The Molothrus ater isolate BHLD 08-10-18 breed brown headed cowbird chromosome 1, BPBGC_Mater_1.1, whole genome shotgun sequence genome includes a window with the following:
- the LOC118700124 gene encoding low-density lipoprotein receptor class A domain-containing protein 4 isoform X3, with amino-acid sequence MVVVIICLLNHYKLSTRSFINRQSQSRRQEETLQTEGCLWPSESSVSRQGASEIMYAPRSRDRFTTPSFMQRDRFSRFQPTYPYMQHEIDLPPTISLSDGEEPPPYQGPCTLQLRDPEQQMELNRESVRAPPNRTIFDSDLIDISMYNGGPCPPSSNSGISATNYSSNGRMEGPPPTYSEVMGHYPGSSFFHHQHSNMPPSSQRGSRLQFQQNNSESTIVPSKGQDRKPGNLV; translated from the exons ATGGTGGTAGTCATCATCTGCTTGTTGAACCATTACAAACTCTCGACACGCTCCTTTATCAACCGACAGAGCCAAAGCCGAAGGCAGGAGGAAACTCTGCAGACG GAGGGGTGCTTGTGGCCTTCAGAAAGCTCGGTTTCACGCCAGGGTGCTTCAGAG ATCATGTACGCCCCAAGGTCCAGGGACAGGTTTACCACCCCATCCTTTATGCAGCGGGACCGTTTCAGTCGCTTCCAGCCCACCTACCCTTACATGCAGCATGAGATTGACCTTCCTCCCACCATCTCCCTCTCGGACGGCGAAGAGCCACCGCCGTACCAGGGCCCGTGCACGCTGCAGCTCCGGGACCCCGAGCAGCAGATGGAGCTCAACCGGGAATCCGTCAGGGCGCCGCCCAACCGAACCATTTTTGATAGCGACTTGATAGACATCTCCATGTACAATGGGGGTCCCTGCCCACCCAGCAGCAACTCGGGCATAAGTGCAACCAACTATAGCAGTAATGGAAGGATGGAAGGACCACCCCCGACGTACAGCGAGGTCATGGGCCATTACCCAGGCTCCTCTTTTTTCCATCACCAGCACAGCAACATGCCTCCTTCCTCGCAGAGGGGGAGCAGACTTCAGTTTCAGCAGAACAATTCAGAGAGCACAATAGTCCCCAGCAAAGGCCAGGACCGGAAGCCAGGGAACCTGGTCTAG
- the LOC118700124 gene encoding low-density lipoprotein receptor class A domain-containing protein 4 isoform X2 encodes MSSERLNKTAVKDARLKDLLLERAELEFVQIIIIIVVITVMVVVIICLLNHYKLSTRSFINRQSQSRRQEETLQTEGCLWPSESSVSRQGASEIMYAPRSRDRFTTPSFMQRDRFSRFQPTYPYMQHEIDLPPTISLSDGEEPPPYQGPCTLQLRDPEQQMELNRESVRAPPNRTIFDSDLIDISMYNGGPCPPSSNSGISATNYSSNGRMEGPPPTYSEVMGHYPGSSFFHHQHSNMPPSSQRGSRLQFQQNNSESTIVPSKGQDRKPGNLV; translated from the exons cTGAACTGGAGTTTGTTCAAATCATCATTATAATCGTGGTTATAACTGTTATGGTGGTAGTCATCATCTGCTTGTTGAACCATTACAAACTCTCGACACGCTCCTTTATCAACCGACAGAGCCAAAGCCGAAGGCAGGAGGAAACTCTGCAGACG GAGGGGTGCTTGTGGCCTTCAGAAAGCTCGGTTTCACGCCAGGGTGCTTCAGAG ATCATGTACGCCCCAAGGTCCAGGGACAGGTTTACCACCCCATCCTTTATGCAGCGGGACCGTTTCAGTCGCTTCCAGCCCACCTACCCTTACATGCAGCATGAGATTGACCTTCCTCCCACCATCTCCCTCTCGGACGGCGAAGAGCCACCGCCGTACCAGGGCCCGTGCACGCTGCAGCTCCGGGACCCCGAGCAGCAGATGGAGCTCAACCGGGAATCCGTCAGGGCGCCGCCCAACCGAACCATTTTTGATAGCGACTTGATAGACATCTCCATGTACAATGGGGGTCCCTGCCCACCCAGCAGCAACTCGGGCATAAGTGCAACCAACTATAGCAGTAATGGAAGGATGGAAGGACCACCCCCGACGTACAGCGAGGTCATGGGCCATTACCCAGGCTCCTCTTTTTTCCATCACCAGCACAGCAACATGCCTCCTTCCTCGCAGAGGGGGAGCAGACTTCAGTTTCAGCAGAACAATTCAGAGAGCACAATAGTCCCCAGCAAAGGCCAGGACCGGAAGCCAGGGAACCTGGTCTAG